The stretch of DNA GGGTTTACTAAATTggtcatagggacccacttgaggtggccctcactaacaatgtcgagaaggaagggttgcggtttttgttgtctcatgatgtgcaggaaagTATAGAAGCATTGGAAAAGGAAGAACCATTAGAAGAatcaaaggaagaaaaagaagtgcAAGAAATTGAGGACGAAATGTCGAGCAGAGGCGCAGCCTGCGCATGCCcaatgcgcagcctgcgcaagcctgcgcagcctgcgcaacccctatgcgcagcctgcgcaatttCCAGCCCCACTAAATCGTGTTTTTCTTCCTATTCCTATGACAATCCATCCACATTTCTTCCTTTAGAGGCTTCCCTTGAGAGAccccttccatccatcattaaaCCACCCACCCCCAATCTCAAACCACTCCCCGACAATTTGAAATACATCTTTCTTGGGGCAAATGACACTCtacccctcataatttcaaaccaacttgagAGTGATCAAGAGAGGAGGTTGGTGGATGTTTTGCACAAGTATAAAGAGGCATTTGGATGGAGCATCGCGGATATCAAGGGGATAAGCCCAAGCACTTGCATGCACAAAATTCgattggaaaaggatgcaaaacccGTCTGGCAACCACAACGGAGGCTTAATCCACCTATGATGGAAGTTGCCAAGGAAGAAGTTATCAAACTTCTTCAAATGGGTATTATCTTTCCAATTAGTGACTCccaatgggtaagtcctactcaagttgtgcccaagaagggaggggtgacggtaatcaaaaacactcaaggggcattgatccccacccgtttgcaaacgggatggagggtgtgtattgattatcgccgcctcaaccaagtcacttggaaggaccatttccccctaccctttctagatcaaatgctagagaggttaggcgggaaagagtactattgttttttggatggatattccgggtattttcaaatccccattcacccggaggatcaatccaaaacaaccttcacttgcccatttggtacttatgcttaccgccgcatgccctttggattgtgcaatgcccccggcactttccaacggtgcatgatgagcattttctcggactatgtggagcgtattttggaagtcttcatggatgacttcaccattcatggggactcatttgactcgtgtctagaccatctcgctatggtcctatcacggtgcatagactctcaccttgttttaaattctgaaaagtgTCACTTAATGGTGGGTAGTGGAATCGTGCTAGGACACATAGTgtcgaaaagagggattgaggtggatatggcaaaggtggatgtgattaaaaccttaccgtatccatctaatactcgagacgtgagatcgttcttgggacacgcgggtttttatcgaaggtttattaaggatttctccaaaatagctaaccccttgtgcaaacttttgcacaaggatgtggagttcgtgtttgatgatcattgtagggaagcatttgacttgttgaaggaAAGACTTGTATCGGCCCCAATCATTCAAGCACCCAAGTGGGATCGGCCTTTTGAGATCATGACCGATGCAAGCGATTTTGCCATTGGAGCCGTGTTGGGACAAAAAGATGACAAAGCTTCATATGTGATCCAATATGCTTCTTCCCTCTTGAATGACGCTCAACGGAACTACACCGTCACGGAAAAGGAATTTTTAGCGGTGGTGTATGCCATTGAAAAATTCCGGGCTTATCTTTTGGGTGCAAAGGTCATTATCTATACCGATCACAAGTCTATAAGGCAACTTGTAGACAAGAAAGACACCAAGGCTAGGCTCATGAGATGGGTGCTTTTGTTGAGCGAGTTTGACATAGAGATCAAGGACAAGCAAGGGAgtgctaatgtggtggccgaccatttGAGTAGGCTTCACATCAATGAAGATCTCGTGAAGACTATGGGGGTAGTTGACGGTAGCTTACCACATGAATCCCTTTACTCCATGAAggccgttgagccttggtatgccaACCTTGTCAATTACATGGTCACCAAGAAGTTTCCCACCTCACTTTCCTCTAGTCAAAGGAACAAGATCAAGTCCGATTCTAGATTCTATATATGGGATGAGCCATACTTATGGAAAATGTGTCAAGACCAAGTCATCCGACGTTGTGTGCCGGATGTGGAAATTCCATCCATCCTAAAGCATTGTcatgagtacgcttgtgggggtcactttgggcctcatagaacggcacgtaaaatccttgagtgcggtttctattggcccaagttgtttaaagatgctcatattttcgttactacttgtgatagatgccaacgttttggaaacatatcacgtaggaacgaaatgccccaacaaccgatgctctacttggaaatttttgatgtatggggaatagacttcatggggccattccctaactcctatggatacatctacatcctcttggcggtcgactacgtgtctaagtgggtggaagccattcccacaaaatgtgatgatgcaaagacggtgcaagcatttgtcaaaagcaatatattttcaaggttcggcttcccaaaagccattgtgagtgatagggggactcatttttgcaacaaggtgatctccaccttgcttcaaaaatatggtgtgcttcacaaagtttctacggcatatcacccccaaacaaatgaccaagcggaagtctctaaccaggaggttaaacacatcttggaaagaacggtcaatcccgaccgaaaggattggagcaagagacttgaagatgctctttgggcttatagaacggcttataagaccccaatcgacatgtccccatataggcttatttatgggaagggatgccaccttcccgtagaagtggaacacaaagcctattgggcaatcaaagcttttAATCAAAATGTCGATGAGGCGGAATTGCACcggaagcttcaaatacaagaattggaagagcttaggcacaatgcctatgacaatgctagcatctacaaggaaaaagctcggtcttggcatgacaagatggtCACAAGAAGGGTTTTCAAAGAGGGAGAAGATGTGTTGGTTTTTCAAAGTCGCCTCAAGAATTTTCCCGGCAAGTTAAGGTCAAAGTGGTATGGACCTTACAAAGTCAAGAAGGTTTTTCCCcacggagcggtggaggtggaAGACCCGACCTCGGGGAAAGTGATAAAGGTAAATGGGCAAAGGTTGAAGAAGTACTACAAAGGAATCGAACTACAAGGTGAAGAGGATCTTCTTTTAGAAGATCCAATTTATAAAGATTGATTCTCCAACATTgactaagtcgagccatcgacgttaaataacggcaaatttgtaaatattttatcCCAATTTTATTGCTTTCTTAGAGTAGTTTATTTCCGCAATTTAATTCCGCAATTTATTTACCCGCATGTTAATTTTCGTTGAATTAATTTCATTTGCATTTGACATGTAAAAAGGCACTTGAGGTTTGTTTAATGATATAGTGATTTGCAAGAaccctcttggaaggcgtgcccaagAGGAGATGAGAGTCGGGTTAAATAGAAAAGATCATCGGAAGAAGTGTTGAAGAAGAAACAAAGGAAAAAGAGCAAAAATGAGGGCTAAGGAACGAAATTGGAATTAAAAGAATCATCATCAAAACTGCGACAccatgcgcagcctgcgcaaaagGCCTCCTTAGGAGGCTTTGGTTGTTTTTAAGTGGTTGTTTTTGCAAATTTAAAAGAGAACAAGATGGTTTTTGGTCTTGGCAAGGGAAAATCTAAGAAGAAGGGTGACTCATCCAACCAACCTCCACCAAATGCACCACCCAAACCTTTTAAGGGGGATGAAGGGTTACCAAACAACCTTAAGACTTACTTTAGGTTCCTTGAGAGTAAGCCCCTACCGGTCTCCAAATTTCTTCACCCGGAAACCTTGAGGGATTTGGGTATTTAGGACCACACCCTTGCCTTCCTCACTAAGGTGGGGTTAGAGAGGTACATTAACCTTCAACTTCGTACCTACCCCGCCTACACCTTAGAATTCCTCTCAACCATCGAAATCACGGGGGAAAGAGGGAATGAACGGGTGAACTTTAGGTTGAACCGAACTTGGCATACCTTAACCTTTGAGCGGGTAAGGGAAATTTTGAGAATCACCAAATCACCCTCCTCCTTAAACCTCCCGGGTACGGCCTTGGATGATACTTGGTTTGGGCTCACAAGGAAAACACCCCGGACAAACAATGATAAAATCTCCTCAATCACAAACCCCCCCATCCGGATTCTTACTAGGATGATTTCATGTTTTTTCTTTACGATGGGGGAACCTACCAAACTCAATGATGGAGTCCGTGAGTGTTTGTGGGCAATGTTGCCCGAGGGGGAGGGAGTGCCGGATTGGGCAAGGCTTTTTGTGGTTGGTGCGACCAAGCAACGTGAAAAGAAAGGAAGTATAAATTGTGGAGGTTTGGTCACTCTTTTTGTGGCTAGTTTGGTTGGGGATATTCCGGAAGAGCAACCTCAAGTGTGGGGGAATCACCTATACAATGAAGCGGGGTTGATAGAGACTCACATGATTCTTCCATTGGATACGGTTCCATGGAGTTGTTATTGGTTAGGGGAGGGGAAAGTGCAATACATGAAGCTTCCTTTGAATGGCCCCCTCCCGAGTGGACCACATGCCCGGGATTTCTTTTGTCCCCCGGAGGGCAATCTCCCCATCCCACCCCCACCAAAAATTCGGAAGAGGAGAGCCGTTGAATTCTCCCATGATTCCCAACATGAAGAAGAAAGAGAAGTTGAGATTATTGAGGGGGGCTTCCATGAGACCCCACACATTCCTTCATCCTCCCATCCGCCTCAAGACACCCCTATGTTTGAGGCCGGAGGTTCCTCAAGTACACCTTTACCACCTTGGCAACACCAAATGTTTAAGTACTTTGAGGACACCCGGGGGACGTTGGAAGCGATTAGTGGGAGGGTTGATAGCTCTcatgcttggcaacaacaacaagcgcCAAGGCTTGAGAGTTTGGATCAATGGAGGGTTGCTAGTATGGAGCACCAAAAGTTGAGTGCGGAGGCCGAAAGAGCCCAAATGAAGATGCTTCAAGGGATGGCTAAGAGGCAAGATGAGGCCtatgcttggcaacaacaacaagccaagTACATGGAAGAGCAACAAGCCATGTGGAAGGCCCAAAATGAATGGAGAGAGCAAGCGACTCAACAATTCGGGGTGCAAAATGAGAGGCACCACCAATATGTTGAAGACTCCTATGAAGATGCTCAAGCTCACGAGGATTCTTTTGGACTTATCCGTGGCCTTTTCGGCATGACCATCCATCAAAATGACCCCACCTACCAACCAACCATTGTCGAgccacaagttgaggaggcctatGAGAGGGTCAAGAGAgtgagagaaagaagagaaagaagaaagaaccggggggcatatgagcaaggcgaaggctcgggcccctccaactaaatttttgaagaagtcggcactccctcacattgaggacaatgtgaaatttaagtgtgggggagtgagaattgtaacatatgtaaaattgtctttcaaacaaatgcaaatgcaaatgcaaatgcaaaaaaaaaaaaaaaaaaaaaaaaaaaaaacgaaaatcccggctaggtgaaaacccacaagggtgggcgcctaggcaagattgggaaggtggccgaggacgggatgaaaacccgaaagggcattccgggcaaaatgaagaaatgagttgcgagccaccatgagaggaaaggaaaagctaaggtgaaaacccgaaagggcaccttaggcaaaatgagggattttcaccaaaaaaattgaaaaattaaaaattgtaacaccaaaaagatggagggataagaagggagtgataaggagggtcttggaaggaggctagaTTAGGATTTAATTTCATTTTGAGTCACAAAACTTGTTCCAAATCGGTGGATTTTTGTTTTGGCTACTTTGGTTGTTGATTTGCTTCGGAgtttggccaaccaagtagcatgatcaTACTTagcttggagtgataagggggtgatataagtgGTGAATTAGGATGTTTTAGGAGTTGTTTAGGCCACTTTGCTTCCACCTTGGGATAAGGTGAGAGTGGTCATCTCTTGtaggtgatataagaagggtggagttgcgtgATGAGTCGGCGTTGGTGGTGTGTCGTGTCTTGTTCGAGGGAGAAATAAGGAGGGTGAGTGAGTGAAGAGTGTGTGCAAAAATTTTGAGTCATGTCTTTTTCTTTTTAATCGGTGGTTGTGTTTGAGGGAGGCataagaaggaagaggaaagggaagagAGATCATTCCCTCCCACACCCTCTTGTAGACTTTGCGGTTGCTTGTTccgggttttgctcgggactagcaaaagtctaagtgtgggggagtttgatagcattgttttgtgtcggtctaagagtgtgattttatcaccctcgtgtcttttaatatgggtcttttggttCACTTTTCCTAACAATTGGCAATCGGTTATATGGTGGTAACTTGTGCATTTTTACTCGGTTGAGCACATAATCCTTATGCATGGAACCCGAGCGGCAatagagcacctttcaaaggtcaagatAAGGCACAAGAAGATCACTTGTAACCCGGAAACAAGTTGGGAGAAGTAGGAATGAAGactagaagaaatgaaggcaattgaagaggtctagctcgTGGAAAATAGAAATCCCAAAATGCGAGCCGGTGCGCGACTGCGCAAAACAAACAGTCTTGCAGTGCGCATTATTGCGCAGGGAACAAGATTTGCGCGACTGCGCGACTGCGCGCACTACGCTTATGGTTTTTCTAATCTCGTTtgtgggcttcttaagtggaaatctttctaggttttcgtgaagccctatatatacccGAGAAGTTTGAAGACCTGGGATTATCACCTACCATCATATCATCTCTTTTAATCTCATTCTTAgggtttaatcttgtaataatttagaagactttttggatgcaaagttgtaatctttctttgtttttgggttttatgaagactatggaaggctaatccttccctacttggtgtaatccattgcaagctttcatctttatcattgtattgactccttaatctctactctttcatttatttcaatttctaagtttgaatgtcatgatgaatgttttgttgtgagaagtaattacccttgcctctttttcattcatctattgcttgttgttgcaaaGTTGCTTGCTTTTGTAataacttgttgaagcatctcatgattgttgttatcttggtttaaagtatcaacctttgtgagtagaaattgattgtatcataggatttgttggtttaaacatatctttgtgatatcccatttactttcctcttggttttgttcttcatgctcttggttacaattcttacatggtttaatgttagaatttgtagttgaagtaggattatcattgttggcttagatagtggtaatcacttgcttgaggattgttgttgggtaaatgaaagctagagagaaaagagtcttgctttgagaaaagttggaactTGTAGGATTGCACCAAGTTCTCCTAATTATTGAACCATCTTGCTCATCAAGTGCTTGTGTTATTGCTTATTAGAATAGGATTGCAAATTTCACCTTGTTTCAtgtcaccaatcaactcaaaaccccccctTTTTATGTCCctctattgtttgtcattgtgaataaccattgtttgtttataatcttgtctttaatagtcaatagtttacatttcaagtttttagcttaaaagaccttctcttgggttcgacccttacttgcactatattactttatcatttagagtagtctagagtatagtttggcttataaattgttaatttggtagcttaATTCTAGTATATTAACGACCTAGTTTATTGAATATCATCGCGCTGATTCTAATTTCTTTAATATACACGCAAAACAAACCAGGAAGGTTATTCATGTACGAAGAGAGTATATACTTAGCCAGGTTGTTTACAATATGCAGATTCTTTTGTGCCATTGAACCAAAACAGCGCTCAGCTTGGGCACGTCGCATTGCAGATCTCTTGAAGCCTGATGGAGAGCTTATTACTTTAATGTTTCCGGTTCTTCTCGACACCCTTCTAAATTAAATTCGTTATGCGTACTTGCTGTACTGAAATTTTGCCTTTTGGAAGTTAATTTTTAAATTGAATCGTCTTATTGCAGATTGATGATCATGACGGCGGACCCCCTTATAAAGTATCTATTGCTGAGTAAGTTCTTTGCCAGTTTGCCTACATTCTTTTCTACTTACGGTCGTTTACCCTTTCCCCGCCCCCCTTTCATCTAATGGCATTTTGATTGTAGTTATGAAACGGTTCTGCACCCGCTGGGTTTCCAAGCAATATCTATCGTTGAGAATGAGCTTGCTGTACCCAATCGTAAGGTAAGTTATATTTTCATGCATTGATTTGTGGTCTAAACACGTTAAAAGACAACAGACCCGAAAAAGACAATTTTGAAAATCTAGCGGGGATACTCACTCGACAAATTTCACTACATTTTTCATTGGATATACATTGAAACGTCTTTGCGAAATTCTGATGTCATGGCCTTTCCATCTTTCACCTCCTGACATTGATGCTCCATATTTAGGGAAGTGAGAGGCTGGGAAGGTGGAAAAGGATGACGGGAGTATCTCCGCTTTGAGCATAATGCATTGCTTATCGGTTATCGCTATGCAACTCCATTATTTGCCCTATCATGTAAACAAGATGATCATGAAGGGAGATTCTGTTGTAACAAATCTATGATTTTCTTTGGTATTTTCTTGTGGGAATGTGATTGTTTTCTTGACATAGTCACATATTAAAAGATGATTAATGATTTGTATTACTGATAATCAAGTTTTAGTGAGCATAATCAAGTTTAGTTTGTGGGTCCCGCAAATATGCTCAAAATGTAAGGTTGACTCGAGCCTTCATTGGTTAACAAACTTCATGGCCTCCCACGATTCCAACACTTGCTAAAATATCAAACACATACAAACCAAAACCATTTTACTATTCTTTCCCAATCATTGCTCATTCGATCCAGCCGGCTCTGTAATTACCTGGAAATTATCCGGGTCACAAATTCTAGAATAATACTGTCATACATCGATGGGtacatttttataaaaaaaattatttatttaatgTGCTAATAAATGAGTTGTCTTGTTATATAATGAAATTGTTTCATAGGGTGAAAGCGTCTCACACAAGAATTACTGATCTGTATTTATTTAAACTTGTGTATTATTGTCAAATGAGATGTACTCTGTATATAACAGAAATTACAATATTAAAACTCGGACTCATTGAATATTTACTTGTACTCCTTACCTGTCATAGCACACAAGATAGTCACGATAGTTAACATTGTACTAGTCATAACTATGATATCAATGATTTATGTTAGAACCAGGTTTCGCCGTTTCGAGTGTAAAAATTTCAAGAAGTACGAACTAGTAATAAAATAAAGTGTACAAAATAAAATGTCGAATCTTAACCAAAAGAACTCAAATATTTCACTCTTTGATAGTGGACAGCGGTTGCGCGCCCTTGCTAGTTCCTTAGTTATACTCACAGGCTTTTTTAACAGGGGTAGTTCTTGGTTGTTAAgactatttcttttttttttttttttttttgaaaggagACCCGAAGGCTCTACTGCATTAATAATAAATCCGAACAAACAGCATCGTTCGCGATCAAAGGCAGACCCTCTGACTACATAAACTTACCAACTACTCTAGGAAACGGATGAGCTAACGCATGAGCCACTCCATTATTCAAGCGACTCGTGAAAGACCATACAACAGAATTAAAAGAAAAACGTAAAGAACTAATGTCATCTAAAACTAAATCAAAAATACTTCTGCCCGAACGAGATTTCCGCAAAGCTTCAATAACTTGTAAACAATCACTTTCAACGACAATATTCTCGTGACCTCTCCAACGTGCTTCCTTGATCCCTTCCAAGACCGCCACCGCCTCCGCAATGTGACTCTCCCACAGCTGCTCCAAAACATGCGTCGCTCCCCAAAGCACCCGACCCCTCCCGTCCCTGCAAACCATTCCCAGATTCACACCCACCCCTTCTTGAACAACCGCATCCACATTGATTTTCACATACCCCTCCGTAGGTGCCACCCAACCTCTCCGAGTACTCTCCCTCCTCCCTCCTCCTTCCTCCTTCCTCCTCCCGGGTACCATGCCGCACATATCCACCGCCCTCTATCTCCTCCATGACTCCTCTTACCCGCTTCACCACGCTACATGGATCCACCTCCCGAGCCTCGAAAATAACTTTGTTGCGATGATCCCATAATGCCCAACATCTCACCATAAACCATCCACATTCCCGCCCCCCAAACTCCTTCCATCTCGCCTCAATCCAATCCCTCACGCTCCCCTCACCCACATCCACCTCTTCCCCTGCCAAGCCGAGCCCCTCCCAAACCCTTTGAGCCACCCCACAGTCTCGGAAAATATGTAAACTCGACTCAAAACAAGAATTGCAAAAGGAACAGAAAGAAGACTCATCTCGAACTCGAGTGGCGATGTTTGCTCTTGTTGCTAAAGCTTCGCTGCACAGTTGCCAAAAGAAAAGCTTCACTCGAGGCCAAACCGGGATTTTCCAGAGCCTAGTCTATAGCCATTTCTCCCTCTCCCAATTCAACGCTCCCCCGCCTCCACAAAATCACATCCTCCCGCTAGCAGTCGATAGGCCGACGTGACAGAGAACATCCCGTCCTTCTCCGCGCTCCAAAACCAATCGTCAGTAATGACATTCTCGCTAAGACGAATATTCTTAATCCTAGCTCCTTCAAACCCCAAGAAGAAACTGTCAATCAGCTGCCCATTCCAAGACTTACCACCGTCACTAAGCAAATCCGCGACCCTCATACCATCGTGCCCCGGGGGTTGAAGTGTAATGACTCTCCCCATTTGATTCGACATAACCCATGCATCGCCCCACACACGGGTAGATAACTCATCCCCTATACGCCTTCTCAGACCCAAGCCGAGCACCCCTTTGGCCTCACAGATACCCCTCCAAGTATAGGTAGGGTGATTACCAATATTTGACGACAAAAAATCACCATTCGGGTAATATCTAGCCTTCATAACACGAGCCCATAAACTCTCTGTCTCCGTCGTGAGTCGCCACGCTTGTTTACTCAGCAAAGCAAGATTAAACAGCTTAAAATCACGGAAGCCCATCTCACCCATACCCTTAGGCTGACAAAGCTTGTTCCACGCAACCCAAGAAATGCCCCTCTTCCCCTCTTCATGCCCCCACCAAAACCTCGACATCATACCTCGAAGTTCCTCACAAAAGTTGACGGGAATTttaaaaatactcataacataggtagggagtgaattggcaaCAGCCTTTAAAAGAACCTCCTTACCAGCCCTAGACAAGATTTTTCCACGCCAACCTTCCAACCTTTTGCTCAGCTTGTCCCGCAGGATATTAGTAAGCACTTTCTTAGAACGTCCCACCACCGTAGGTAGCCCCAAATATCGCTCTTGCTCCTCGACCTCAATAATACCCAACCGTGTCGCCAGGTTACTCCGCTTCGTTAATGGCACAACCTTGCTAAAAGAGACGGTAGTCTTATCAAGATTTACCAGCTGCCCAGAAGCATATTCATATCGTCGCAAAATATCACTCACAGCTGCAGCTTCCTCCTCCGTGGCTCTAGTAAAGAAAATACTATCGTCTGCGAAAAATAAATGGGAAATCTCTGGTGCCCCAGCCGAAACCCGGACCCCATGAAGAACGCCATCAGCCACCGCTCTACGCATCAAGTCAGACAAAACTTCCGCACACAGAATGAACAAATAAGGGGAGAGAGGATCGCCCTGTCGTAACCCCCTAGTTGGCCGAAAGGTACGGGACGGGTTCCCATTGATCAACACAGAGAAAGAGACCGAGGTCACACATGCCATAACCCGATCAACCCAATTTCTTTCAAAACCCATAACGCATAAGACCCTATAAAGGAACCGCCACTCAACTCTGTCATATGCTTTAGCCATATCCAATTTGATCGTCATATTACCCTCCACCTGTCTCGAGCTCTTCATGGCATGAAAAACTTCAAAAGCTATAAGAACATTGTCTGAAATAGATCTCCCAGGCGTAAAAGCCCCTTGATTTTCCGAGACAATGTCCCCCAAAAACTGCTTCAGACGATTCGCAAGGACCTTCAAGACTAACTTGTACACCACATTGCAAAGACTAATCGGTCGAAAGTCCCGGATTTTATCCGGGGCTTTTTTCTTAGGGATAAGAACaatatttgttttattaatgTCCCTCGGAGACCGCTCACCTCGAAGAATAGCAAGAACAGCTCGCACCACTTCCGGACCAACCATACCCCAATAAGTTTGATAGAATAAACCATTCATACCATCCGGACCCGGCGCCTTTAAAGGATGCATTTGGTTCAACGCCTCAAGCACCTTCTCCTCTCCGTATTCTCGCTGCAGGCCATCATTCATTTCCCCAGAAACACGACCCCCAATCCCCGCCAAGACATCGTCGAAATTGGTAGGATTCGAAGATGTAAAGAGTCCTTGAAAATAGTCCAGAGCCACATTTGTCACTTCCTCGGTACCCAACCTCTCGGCCCCATCATCGTCAATTAGCTTTGCAATAAAAAATTTCCTCTTCCGCTCCCCAGCTCGAGTATGAAAAAATTTGGTATTCCGATCCCCATCCTTAAGCCACAGCGCCCTTGACCTTTGTCTCCAATATTGTTCTTCTTGACGACGAAGAGCGGAGATTTTCGCAACCAATTGTCTTCTTTGCTGTACATTATCTTCAGATCGATCCCCTTCATTGAAACGTGCCAGCTGCTTTCTCTTCTTCTCTATCTCTCTACCTATCTTGTTGATATTAAGCTTCTGCCACCCTCTTAACTCACGCGCACACTCATCGAGGACCGCCACCAAATCACCTAATTCCCCTCGCCACACCTCTCTCTACGGCATCCTCACTCCCTTCCTCTCCaacccaaatttgttcaaaacGGAATGGTCTCATCCTAGTCACCTCCAAATCCTTCGCATTCAAACAAAGCTTGATCGGGGCATGATCCGACCACTCACGATCCAGGTAGAAGAGACGAGCATGAGGAAAGAAATCGAGCCAATGAGGCGTGCAAAGGGCTCTGTCTAACATACATTGTCTATTAGCTTCTCCTGCTTGTCCATTATCAAAAGAAAAATT from Silene latifolia isolate original U9 population chromosome 10, ASM4854445v1, whole genome shotgun sequence encodes:
- the LOC141608414 gene encoding uncharacterized protein LOC141608414, producing the protein MVPGRRKEEGGGRRESTRRGWVAPTEGYVKINVDAVVQEGVGVNLGMVCRDGRGRVLWGATHVLEQLWESHIAEAVAVLEGIKEARWRGHENIVVESDCLQVIEALRKSRSGRSIFDLVLDDISSLRFSFNSVVWSFTSRLNNGVAHALAHPFPRVVGKEYK